Proteins encoded together in one Desulfosporosinus meridiei DSM 13257 window:
- a CDS encoding cobyrinate a,c-diamide synthase, whose amino-acid sequence MGIIKSLLTNDQSIKNVPRLVIGAPQGRSGKTTFTLGLLRAFARQGLAVQPFKKGPDYIDASWHSAAAGKTCRNLDSFFMNKTQICSSILDQASDKQITIIEGAMGLYDGLDLQGSSSTAEIAKVTCTPVLFVVDATRMTRSIAAMVMGYQHFDPDVKIVGVVLNKVARARHEKVAREAIEEFCKIPVVGAIPKDANLCIPDRHLGLVTNGEYAETEKLLDYLADVISEHVDLTKIFALAQNAPELPSYSESIVLNSSPDLSFKNRSIRPKIGIIQDAAFSFYYQENIEILKRRADVVSISALLDNQLPDNLDALYIGGGFPEVFAQRLEANCLLRDEIRLAGEKGLPIYAECGGLMYLGRSIRTSTQNYEMVGLLPFDTQMEGKPQGHGYTIMETSPDQLWFPDKTQIRGHEFHNSRVINLAPNLKFGFKVKRGHGIDGQHDGLCYKNIFAAYNHIHALGCPEWAEGLINMAILYSNTRWSKAKKISG is encoded by the coding sequence GTGGGTATTATCAAATCTTTATTAACCAATGATCAGAGCATTAAAAATGTCCCTCGCTTAGTAATTGGAGCACCTCAGGGGCGGAGCGGAAAAACAACGTTTACCCTTGGACTACTCAGAGCTTTCGCACGACAAGGGTTAGCTGTACAGCCTTTTAAAAAAGGCCCAGACTATATTGATGCTAGTTGGCACTCAGCGGCCGCAGGTAAGACATGTCGTAACTTAGATTCTTTTTTTATGAATAAAACTCAAATTTGCAGCTCAATTCTTGATCAAGCTTCTGATAAGCAAATAACGATCATTGAGGGAGCTATGGGACTGTATGATGGTCTTGACCTTCAAGGTAGCAGCTCTACCGCTGAAATTGCTAAAGTCACTTGTACCCCGGTATTATTTGTGGTTGATGCCACACGTATGACTAGAAGTATTGCAGCAATGGTAATGGGGTACCAGCATTTTGATCCTGATGTTAAAATCGTTGGAGTTGTCCTTAATAAAGTAGCACGGGCTCGTCATGAAAAGGTTGCTAGAGAGGCTATAGAAGAGTTTTGTAAAATACCAGTTGTAGGGGCAATTCCTAAAGATGCAAATTTATGTATCCCAGATCGACATCTTGGCTTGGTTACCAATGGAGAGTATGCTGAAACGGAAAAATTGCTAGATTATCTTGCTGATGTAATTAGTGAACATGTTGATTTAACAAAGATTTTTGCCTTAGCACAAAATGCTCCGGAACTACCAAGTTATTCAGAGTCTATAGTTCTTAATTCGTCTCCAGATCTATCTTTTAAGAATAGAAGTATAAGGCCTAAGATAGGGATTATTCAGGACGCGGCCTTCAGTTTTTATTATCAGGAGAATATTGAAATTTTGAAACGAAGAGCTGATGTGGTTTCTATTAGTGCACTTTTGGATAATCAACTTCCTGATAATCTTGATGCGCTATATATTGGCGGGGGGTTTCCTGAGGTCTTTGCTCAAAGGCTCGAAGCTAATTGTTTATTGCGCGATGAGATACGACTTGCCGGAGAAAAGGGATTACCTATTTATGCAGAGTGCGGCGGACTAATGTATCTTGGCCGCTCTATTCGGACTTCTACTCAAAACTATGAGATGGTTGGGCTGCTTCCTTTTGATACTCAGATGGAAGGTAAGCCTCAAGGTCACGGTTATACTATTATGGAGACAAGTCCCGATCAGCTTTGGTTTCCAGATAAGACTCAAATTCGGGGGCATGAATTCCATAACTCTCGTGTTATTAATTTAGCACCTAATCTGAAGTTTGGTTTCAAGGTTAAGAGAGGTCATGGAATTGATGGTCAGCATGATGGACTTTGTTATAAAAATATATTTGCTGCATATAATCACATTCATGCTTTGGGTTGTCCGGAATGGGCTGAAGGTTTAATAAATATGGCTATACTTTATAGCAATACAAGATGGTCAAAGGCCAAAAAAATATCAGGCTAA
- the dsrB gene encoding dissimilatory-type sulfite reductase subunit beta, which translates to MAILDQGPPHYKKMLPPIVEENYGKWKYHEIPRPGVLKHVGESGAALYSVRVGTPRLVSIDFIRDVCVIADEYCDGYLRWTTRNNIEFLVSDEAKLNPLLEKLEAEGLSVGGTGRSVSNIVHTQGWVHCHTPATDASGVVKAVMDDLYEYFNTMKLPAKLKMGLACCLNMCGAAHCSDIAIVGVHRTPPRINHEVIRKGTEIPSLVASCPTGAIRPDPKNKSVIVNEDKCMYCGNCYTMSPAMEIYDPKNDGIAILIGGKTSNARTSPSFSRMVIPFLPNTAPRWPETTEAIRKIVELWIANANDGERVGEWVERIGWERFFTMAELPFSDMLIDDYIFSRETFRTSAQFKY; encoded by the coding sequence ATGGCAATTTTAGATCAAGGACCTCCGCATTATAAGAAGATGCTTCCTCCAATTGTAGAAGAGAATTATGGCAAATGGAAATATCATGAAATTCCTCGTCCAGGCGTATTAAAACATGTTGGTGAAAGTGGTGCAGCTCTGTATAGCGTCCGTGTTGGAACCCCACGATTAGTCAGTATTGATTTTATTCGCGATGTTTGTGTAATAGCTGACGAGTATTGCGATGGTTACCTTCGCTGGACAACTCGTAACAACATTGAGTTTTTAGTATCTGACGAAGCTAAACTCAATCCATTGCTCGAGAAATTAGAAGCTGAAGGTCTAAGTGTTGGTGGAACTGGACGTTCCGTAAGCAATATCGTACACACTCAAGGGTGGGTACACTGTCATACTCCTGCTACTGATGCTTCAGGCGTTGTTAAAGCAGTAATGGATGACTTATATGAGTACTTTAATACCATGAAGCTTCCTGCTAAATTAAAAATGGGCTTAGCATGCTGCTTGAATATGTGTGGAGCTGCACACTGCAGTGATATTGCAATAGTAGGTGTTCATAGAACTCCTCCTCGTATCAACCACGAAGTAATTCGTAAAGGTACAGAGATTCCAAGTCTTGTAGCTAGCTGCCCGACTGGAGCTATTCGTCCAGATCCGAAAAACAAGAGTGTTATCGTTAATGAAGATAAATGTATGTATTGCGGTAACTGCTACACAATGTCTCCAGCTATGGAAATCTATGATCCTAAGAATGATGGTATAGCCATCCTCATTGGTGGAAAGACTTCTAATGCTCGTACTTCGCCGAGCTTCTCTCGTATGGTTATTCCTTTCCTTCCAAACACCGCACCTCGTTGGCCTGAGACAACTGAAGCAATTCGAAAAATTGTTGAACTCTGGATTGCTAATGCTAATGATGGTGAGCGCGTTGGTGAGTGGGTTGAGCGGATTGGTTGGGAAAGATTCTTCACCATGGCTGAGCTTCCGTTCTCAGACATGTTGATCGACGACTATATCTTCTCAAGAGAGACGTTCCGTACTTCAGCACAATTTAAGTACTAA
- the dsrA gene encoding dissimilatory-type sulfite reductase subunit alpha: MTEKNTPLLDELEKGKWPSFVTEIKRAAVKSEAAGELLQVLERSYKERRGHWKHGGIVGVRGYGGGVIGRYVDEPQTYPNVAEFHTVRLLQPSGWFYNTKTLRTVCDIWEKYGSGLTNMHGSTGDIILLGCKTEHIQPIFDEFSEAGFDLGGSGSCLRTPNCCVGPGRCEHACYDTLEACYNITNEFMDELHRPMWPYKSKIKFSGCANDCTSSIARSDCSVIGTWRDTLRIDQDAVKEYAAKIDIKAAVCDKCPTSCLTFNAETQELSVKGEDCTRCMHCINVMPKAIQPGKEKGATILIGGKSTIVQSAFMSWVIIPFMKMEAEDDFAEFKDLMRRIWEWWDEHGKSRERIGETIYRLGMTKFLNGIDVPPVPQMVFRPRANPYVFWNQDDLDRSGTALDGSKL, from the coding sequence ATGACAGAAAAGAATACGCCACTACTGGACGAACTTGAAAAAGGTAAATGGCCCAGTTTTGTGACGGAAATTAAACGCGCTGCAGTGAAGAGTGAAGCTGCAGGCGAATTGCTCCAAGTCTTGGAAAGATCCTATAAAGAGCGTAGAGGACACTGGAAACACGGTGGTATTGTTGGAGTTAGAGGTTACGGCGGTGGAGTTATCGGTCGTTATGTTGACGAGCCACAAACTTATCCTAACGTAGCTGAGTTCCATACAGTCCGTTTACTCCAGCCATCAGGATGGTTCTACAACACAAAAACATTACGTACGGTTTGTGATATTTGGGAGAAGTATGGTAGTGGCTTAACAAATATGCATGGATCTACCGGTGATATTATTCTTTTAGGTTGTAAAACAGAGCATATCCAACCTATCTTTGACGAGTTTAGTGAAGCTGGATTCGACCTCGGTGGTTCAGGATCTTGCCTAAGAACTCCTAACTGCTGCGTTGGACCAGGACGTTGTGAACATGCTTGTTATGATACCTTAGAAGCATGTTATAATATTACGAACGAATTCATGGATGAGCTTCATCGTCCTATGTGGCCATATAAGAGCAAAATTAAGTTTTCCGGTTGTGCAAACGACTGCACATCTTCAATTGCTCGTTCCGACTGCTCAGTAATTGGTACCTGGCGCGATACACTAAGAATTGACCAAGACGCTGTTAAAGAGTATGCTGCTAAAATTGATATTAAAGCAGCTGTCTGTGACAAATGCCCAACTAGCTGTCTGACCTTTAATGCTGAGACACAAGAACTCAGCGTAAAAGGAGAAGATTGCACACGTTGCATGCATTGTATCAATGTTATGCCTAAAGCTATCCAGCCAGGAAAAGAAAAAGGCGCAACCATCTTAATCGGTGGTAAATCAACCATTGTTCAGTCCGCCTTCATGTCTTGGGTTATTATTCCTTTCATGAAAATGGAAGCAGAAGACGACTTTGCCGAGTTTAAAGATCTTATGCGTCGTATCTGGGAGTGGTGGGATGAGCATGGCAAATCCCGCGAACGTATCGGTGAAACAATTTATCGCTTAGGAATGACTAAATTCTTGAACGGTATCGATGTTCCTCCTGTACCGCAAATGGTCTTCCGCCCACGTGCTAATCCGTATGTGTTCTGGAACCAAGATGACCTTGACAGAAGCGGAACAGCACTTGACGGATCAAAGCTCTAG
- a CDS encoding ATP-binding protein: protein MFIVSIDEDLCSGCDSCTEGCPAHLLGFSEDKAHVTGDESECMGCESCTSVCPTGAITITEM from the coding sequence GTGTTTATCGTATCAATCGACGAAGATCTATGTTCGGGATGTGACTCTTGTACTGAAGGATGCCCCGCCCACCTGCTTGGATTTAGCGAGGACAAGGCTCATGTTACTGGTGACGAATCAGAATGCATGGGATGCGAAAGCTGCACTTCAGTTTGTCCGACTGGTGCTATCACTATCACTGAAATGTAA
- a CDS encoding (Fe-S)-binding protein, protein MLNQRDLRPKDMGRSDEQLIKLDNLIPLLAPYDKPGMEPPLTDPKPAWREKFCTSLDGYVGIDTLTRPKSKEEEDEFVRKFLSGLEKIFSDANNGVLQPLLLSFEYCAKCNTCSDACHIYSATGNNEMYRPIFRSEVLRKIVKKYFTTSGKLLGGFVGADIDVNWETIARLGELAYRCNLCRRCAQTCPLGLDNAILSKEIRKIFSQEMGIAPTPLHAKGTMLQIKTGSSTGLSKPAFLDTLEFLEEDTEEKFGIKLKFPVDKKGADILVLHNAGEFMAWPENPVAFAILFDAAGLNWTLSSEIMGYDSVNYGLWYDDYQAKKIALMQMKVAKEFGVKRMVVAECGHAHKASIITGDRMTSDRVPVESCLPLLWDMVRNKQLKLDPSKNNFPVTLHDPCNIVRQMGIVEPQRNILKAIAPQFREMTPHGVDNYCCGGGSGFAIMNYANFPEFRTQVASRVKFNQILGAFKGTMEDVSTPKYICAPCSNCKGAMRGILEHYDASEKYNLQYGGLVELMVNALVSMKKPFLEFLE, encoded by the coding sequence ATGCTAAATCAAAGAGATTTACGTCCAAAAGATATGGGACGTTCAGATGAGCAACTTATTAAGTTGGACAATCTCATACCCTTATTAGCGCCATACGACAAACCAGGGATGGAACCCCCTTTAACTGATCCCAAGCCTGCCTGGAGAGAGAAATTCTGTACATCTTTAGATGGATATGTCGGGATCGATACCCTGACGCGACCAAAATCTAAAGAAGAAGAAGATGAATTTGTTCGCAAGTTTTTGAGCGGTTTGGAAAAAATCTTTTCTGATGCCAATAATGGTGTATTACAGCCTCTCCTACTGTCTTTCGAATACTGTGCAAAATGTAATACTTGTTCAGATGCCTGTCATATTTATTCTGCTACAGGAAATAATGAAATGTATAGACCTATTTTCCGTTCGGAAGTTTTGCGTAAAATCGTGAAGAAATATTTTACAACGAGTGGAAAACTGCTTGGCGGATTTGTTGGAGCGGATATTGATGTCAATTGGGAAACAATTGCTCGATTAGGTGAGTTAGCCTATCGCTGTAACCTCTGTCGACGTTGTGCGCAAACATGTCCATTGGGCCTAGACAATGCGATCCTTTCCAAGGAAATCCGTAAGATTTTCAGCCAAGAAATGGGGATTGCCCCAACACCACTCCATGCTAAAGGAACGATGTTGCAAATTAAGACCGGTTCATCAACAGGATTAAGTAAGCCAGCATTTCTAGACACTTTAGAGTTTTTAGAAGAAGACACCGAAGAAAAATTTGGCATTAAGCTCAAGTTTCCTGTTGATAAAAAAGGTGCTGATATCCTAGTTCTCCATAATGCTGGAGAGTTTATGGCTTGGCCCGAGAACCCAGTGGCCTTCGCTATTCTATTTGATGCAGCGGGCTTGAATTGGACACTTAGCAGCGAAATTATGGGGTATGACAGTGTAAACTACGGTCTTTGGTATGATGATTACCAAGCCAAAAAGATTGCTTTGATGCAGATGAAGGTTGCAAAAGAATTTGGCGTCAAGAGAATGGTTGTAGCTGAGTGTGGGCATGCCCATAAGGCATCTATTATTACAGGTGATCGTATGACATCTGATAGGGTTCCCGTTGAAAGTTGTTTGCCTCTTCTTTGGGATATGGTTAGAAACAAACAACTAAAACTTGACCCAAGTAAAAATAACTTCCCGGTCACACTCCACGATCCATGTAATATAGTACGGCAAATGGGCATTGTTGAGCCGCAAAGAAACATTCTTAAAGCAATTGCTCCCCAGTTTAGAGAAATGACTCCACATGGTGTTGACAATTATTGCTGTGGTGGAGGTAGCGGTTTCGCCATAATGAACTACGCCAACTTCCCTGAGTTTAGAACTCAGGTTGCATCTCGAGTTAAATTCAACCAAATACTTGGAGCCTTTAAGGGAACTATGGAAGACGTATCTACTCCGAAATATATTTGTGCACCCTGTTCTAACTGCAAAGGGGCAATGCGCGGTATTTTAGAGCATTACGATGCGTCTGAGAAGTATAACCTTCAGTACGGTGGTTTAGTTGAACTTATGGTTAATGCCCTTGTATCGATGAAGAAACCTTTCCTTGAATTCTTGGAGTAG
- a CDS encoding respiratory nitrate reductase subunit gamma — protein MILSIIAYLSIGLFVGISVFKAYKFAKMPFHGRMDLYPVPKEKGFEHGGSYYEETAWWTKPHEVSHMREIAEMLKEILFIKKLFENQRPFWWISYALHLGIYFLMAWTILLVVGGLFEVNGISVTASTSSILGLLVYYVTALTGYFGLALATLGSGLLFLRRAFDNTLKKYTTPQEYFNLLLIFAALFTGIFTWGNDLSFGYAREVTANLVTFTPFSANGLLTLHIFLVGIMLIYIPISKMSHYVGKYFTFHKVLWDNNPNLKGSGVEQEIKKASSFRPSTSWSAPHINPPAAPEK, from the coding sequence GTGATTCTTAGTATTATTGCGTATCTTTCCATTGGTCTTTTCGTAGGTATATCGGTTTTCAAAGCGTATAAGTTTGCGAAGATGCCCTTTCATGGAAGAATGGATCTTTATCCTGTCCCTAAAGAAAAAGGTTTCGAACATGGTGGATCATACTACGAGGAAACAGCTTGGTGGACTAAACCACATGAAGTCTCTCACATGAGAGAAATTGCCGAAATGCTTAAAGAGATCTTATTTATCAAAAAGCTGTTTGAAAATCAACGACCTTTCTGGTGGATTTCTTACGCACTCCATTTAGGAATTTATTTCTTAATGGCCTGGACAATCCTTTTAGTTGTGGGTGGATTGTTTGAAGTTAATGGAATTTCAGTAACCGCAAGTACTTCAAGCATACTGGGTCTCTTGGTCTATTACGTTACTGCTTTAACAGGTTATTTTGGGCTGGCGCTTGCAACCCTGGGTTCAGGTTTATTATTTCTACGCAGAGCGTTTGATAATACGCTTAAAAAGTACACTACACCTCAAGAGTACTTCAATCTTTTATTGATTTTCGCTGCACTTTTTACTGGAATTTTCACATGGGGAAATGACTTAAGCTTTGGTTATGCCAGAGAAGTGACTGCAAACCTTGTAACATTTACGCCCTTTTCAGCTAATGGCCTGCTTACTTTGCACATTTTTCTTGTAGGTATCATGTTAATTTATATTCCGATCAGCAAAATGAGCCACTATGTTGGGAAGTATTTTACGTTCCATAAGGTTCTCTGGGATAATAATCCGAATCTAAAGGGGAGTGGAGTTGAACAGGAAATCAAGAAGGCATCTTCATTCCGTCCAAGCACATCTTGGTCTGCGCCTCATATTAATCCACCCGCCGCACCCGAGAAATAG
- a CDS encoding THUMP domain-containing class I SAM-dependent RNA methyltransferase, with product MAKIELIATAAFGLESIVARELKQLGYDDIIVENGKVILKTDELGICRTNLWLRSADRVLLRIGSFEARTFEELFQQTKSLPWEDWLSIDANFPVQGKSVKSKLYSVSDCQAIVKKAIVERLKETYNCNWFEESGPRYQIEVALLNDNVTLTIDTSGIGLHKRGYRKLAGQAPLKETLAAAMIQLSYWNKDRALIDPFCGTGTIPIEAALIAQNRAPGLKRSFAAEKWPQIPRGLWQEAWQEALDLWERETTLNIYGSDIDPKALELARIHAIEAGVEGIIHFQRLPVAEVRSRFSFGHLIANPPYGERLGDIDDVKGLYQELGETYKRLNDWSLHILTNFQSPETLIGRRWDKSRKLYNGRLECHYYQFFGPRPPR from the coding sequence ATGGCGAAAATTGAACTTATTGCAACAGCAGCCTTTGGCTTAGAATCTATTGTTGCACGTGAACTCAAACAACTGGGGTATGATGATATAATTGTAGAAAATGGAAAGGTAATACTTAAAACTGATGAATTGGGAATCTGCCGAACAAATTTATGGCTCCGAAGTGCGGATCGTGTTTTATTAAGAATAGGATCTTTTGAAGCTCGAACCTTTGAAGAGCTTTTTCAACAAACCAAATCTCTACCTTGGGAAGATTGGCTCTCCATAGATGCTAATTTTCCTGTTCAAGGGAAATCCGTAAAATCGAAACTGTATAGTGTTTCCGACTGTCAAGCCATTGTAAAAAAGGCGATTGTTGAACGTCTCAAAGAAACATATAATTGTAACTGGTTTGAAGAGAGTGGTCCTCGTTATCAGATCGAAGTAGCGCTATTAAACGATAATGTCACTTTAACAATTGATACTTCTGGGATCGGTTTACATAAACGAGGATATCGAAAACTTGCAGGACAAGCCCCCCTTAAAGAGACATTAGCGGCAGCTATGATTCAGCTCAGCTATTGGAATAAAGATCGGGCCTTAATCGACCCCTTTTGCGGAACAGGAACTATTCCCATTGAAGCTGCCTTAATAGCGCAAAATCGTGCTCCAGGCCTAAAGAGAAGCTTTGCAGCTGAAAAATGGCCCCAAATTCCTAGGGGACTCTGGCAAGAAGCCTGGCAAGAGGCCCTGGATCTATGGGAACGAGAGACTACATTAAATATCTATGGTTCTGATATTGACCCTAAAGCTTTGGAGTTAGCTCGAATCCACGCCATAGAAGCTGGTGTTGAAGGAATTATACACTTTCAGCGCTTGCCTGTTGCCGAAGTAAGATCCCGATTTAGCTTCGGGCATCTTATTGCAAACCCACCTTATGGAGAACGACTTGGAGACATTGATGATGTCAAAGGGTTGTATCAAGAACTTGGAGAAACTTATAAACGTCTCAACGACTGGTCGCTTCATATATTAACCAATTTTCAATCCCCAGAAACATTAATCGGAAGACGCTGGGACAAAAGTCGTAAGCTCTATAATGGTCGATTAGAATGCCATTACTATCAATTTTTTGGCCCTCGACCACCTAGATAA
- a CDS encoding DUF2786 domain-containing protein, which produces MSVDEKVLHKVRALLNLARNGGDPESNEAKSALLMAQRFMAENGIDELEINTSREADYKKEILDDYATEFEKLSWWKKSLGKVIAQNFRCYSYLNKCNGYTRLAFMGLKEDAEIAVIAFKFATDSIRLGADLFMKNYRMEYLKLEGQRPSLTQQRGVRNNYVEGWISGLEAQYAQQVSKEGWGLVLVKDALVIQTYKNMELGRGKTSQHTRKDSLAGKAAYEKGYRDGKGFSTVPHGRLKKNQ; this is translated from the coding sequence TTGTCAGTCGATGAGAAAGTCCTACATAAAGTGCGGGCATTACTAAACTTGGCGAGAAATGGGGGGGATCCAGAAAGTAATGAAGCTAAATCTGCCCTATTAATGGCTCAGCGTTTTATGGCTGAAAATGGAATTGACGAATTAGAAATCAACACTTCTAGAGAAGCAGATTATAAAAAAGAGATACTCGATGATTATGCTACTGAATTTGAGAAACTGTCTTGGTGGAAAAAGAGTCTTGGCAAAGTAATCGCTCAGAATTTTAGGTGCTATTCTTATCTGAATAAATGTAATGGGTATACCAGGCTAGCATTCATGGGATTAAAAGAAGATGCAGAAATTGCTGTTATAGCCTTTAAATTTGCTACGGATTCTATCCGGCTTGGAGCTGACCTATTTATGAAGAATTATCGCATGGAATATCTAAAGCTAGAGGGACAGCGCCCCAGTCTTACCCAGCAAAGAGGAGTCAGAAACAATTATGTTGAAGGTTGGATCTCAGGATTAGAGGCCCAGTATGCACAACAAGTCAGCAAAGAGGGATGGGGATTGGTTCTTGTTAAAGATGCACTAGTTATCCAGACTTATAAGAATATGGAATTAGGCCGTGGGAAAACATCTCAACATACCCGAAAGGACAGTCTGGCAGGTAAAGCAGCATATGAAAAAGGATATAGAGATGGCAAAGGTTTTAGTACTGTCCCTCATGGAAGGTTGAAAAAAAATCAATAA
- a CDS encoding alpha/beta fold hydrolase, producing the protein MPYIDVLGKKTYFQQSGNFQAGLKTILCVHGAGGTSENWIYQLSNFNKCNMIAPDLPGHGLSEGSPSDSINEYRDFVLNFAQALEMSSFVLMGHSMGGAIALEFAIAHPIVLKGLIIVGSGARLRVNPSVLDALSKGRCPVENIEYSYSKNSSPAILDKARLAMNDVPIDVLKADFYACNKFDIMNRLTRIEIPVLVICGEEDRMTPLKYSDYLCNNLPNSNLVPVNNAGHMAMLERPDQVNGAITKFLEML; encoded by the coding sequence TTGCCTTATATAGATGTATTAGGGAAGAAAACGTATTTTCAACAAAGTGGTAATTTCCAAGCGGGTCTGAAGACAATACTTTGTGTACATGGAGCTGGGGGAACCAGTGAGAATTGGATCTATCAGTTATCAAACTTTAATAAATGTAACATGATTGCACCAGATCTTCCGGGCCATGGCCTGTCTGAAGGTTCGCCCTCAGACAGTATTAATGAGTATCGAGATTTTGTTTTAAACTTTGCGCAGGCCTTAGAAATGAGTTCATTTGTCCTTATGGGCCATTCGATGGGAGGGGCAATAGCTTTAGAGTTTGCCATTGCGCATCCAATAGTTTTAAAAGGTTTGATTATTGTTGGTAGTGGGGCAAGGCTGCGTGTAAATCCTTCTGTACTGGATGCCTTGTCCAAGGGTAGGTGCCCAGTCGAGAATATTGAGTACAGCTACTCCAAGAATTCATCTCCAGCTATTCTAGACAAGGCAAGGTTAGCAATGAATGATGTTCCAATTGATGTTCTTAAAGCTGATTTTTATGCTTGTAATAAGTTTGATATTATGAATCGCCTAACTAGGATAGAAATACCTGTTTTAGTAATATGTGGAGAAGAGGATCGGATGACTCCTCTTAAATACTCGGATTACTTGTGTAACAATTTACCTAATTCAAATTTAGTACCTGTTAATAATGCTGGTCATATGGCTATGCTAGAGAGACCGGATCAGGTAAATGGGGCAATAACCAAGTTTCTGGAAATGCTTTAA
- a CDS encoding aminotransferase class V-fold PLP-dependent enzyme produces the protein MNLNFKLSRSNYRHLIVGADTKIPLSNGLYTTAINFDNAASTPPFVSVMEEINHFAGMYSSIHRGTGYKSQLSSKVYEEARSTILKFVNADSFRDTVIFVKNTTEALNKLSYRLWDGNKKSVILSTWMEHHSNDLPWRNKYQVDYVQTDPSGKLSLEDLETRLAKHKGNVKLVTVTGASNVTGYVNPIHKIAELAHRYNAKILVDGAQLVPHNSINMNPQNSLQSIDYLVFSAHKMYAPFGTGVLIGPEETFNRGISEFVGGGTAETVTHNWVVWEKPPHNEEAGTPNLMGVVALSAAIKTLSGLGMKNIDHYENQLTNYANSKLNSIPGIKVYSHTVPGEPRIGVIPFNIKGIAHEQVAKILSNQAGIAVRTGCFCTQPYIQSLLGISPKQMELYRKRRDIPRPGVVRISFGLYNDFNEIDILIQLLERIAKHPTSYI, from the coding sequence ATGAATCTGAATTTTAAACTATCCCGATCTAATTATAGACATTTGATTGTCGGAGCTGATACTAAGATCCCACTTTCTAACGGTCTATATACAACAGCCATAAACTTCGACAACGCCGCTTCTACTCCACCGTTTGTTTCTGTCATGGAAGAGATAAATCATTTTGCAGGTATGTATTCGTCAATCCATCGTGGAACAGGCTATAAATCACAGCTTTCTTCGAAGGTTTATGAAGAAGCAAGATCTACAATCTTAAAATTTGTTAATGCTGATTCTTTTCGCGATACAGTCATCTTTGTGAAAAATACAACAGAAGCTCTTAATAAATTATCTTATCGCTTATGGGATGGGAACAAAAAAAGTGTTATACTCTCAACTTGGATGGAACACCATTCCAACGATCTCCCTTGGAGAAACAAATATCAAGTGGATTATGTACAGACAGATCCCTCTGGAAAATTAAGCCTCGAAGATTTGGAGACCAGATTAGCAAAACATAAAGGGAATGTTAAGCTTGTAACTGTTACGGGTGCCTCTAATGTTACAGGATATGTAAACCCGATACATAAAATTGCTGAATTGGCACACCGCTATAATGCAAAAATTCTCGTCGACGGGGCCCAGTTAGTTCCGCATAATTCTATAAATATGAATCCTCAAAACTCGCTGCAATCCATTGATTACCTCGTATTTTCTGCTCATAAAATGTATGCTCCTTTCGGAACAGGTGTACTTATCGGACCTGAAGAAACCTTCAATAGAGGTATTTCTGAGTTTGTGGGAGGAGGGACAGCAGAAACCGTAACCCATAATTGGGTAGTTTGGGAAAAGCCTCCTCATAACGAAGAAGCAGGAACTCCTAACCTGATGGGAGTTGTTGCTCTGTCAGCAGCGATTAAAACTCTCAGCGGATTGGGCATGAAAAATATAGATCACTACGAAAATCAACTAACTAACTATGCAAATTCAAAGCTCAATTCCATTCCCGGTATCAAAGTTTACTCTCATACTGTACCTGGCGAACCTAGAATCGGAGTGATTCCTTTTAACATTAAAGGGATTGCTCATGAACAAGTAGCAAAAATATTATCCAATCAGGCGGGAATTGCTGTAAGAACCGGTTGCTTTTGTACTCAACCTTACATTCAAAGTCTATTAGGGATTTCTCCAAAGCAAATGGAACTCTATCGGAAACGTCGAGACATTCCCCGCCCAGGGGTGGTTCGTATAAGCTTTGGGTTATACAATGATTTTAATGAGATCGATATTCTAATTCAATTACTTGAAAGAATCGCCAAGCATCCAACATCTTACATCTGA